One Pseudofrancisella aestuarii genomic region harbors:
- a CDS encoding APC family permease has protein sequence MWSIIFGNPISKTKLEQYTLSKKHGLATFSSDALSSVAYATGEILTTLAMAGTFALTMSLNISFFIAALIIIVGISYIQTINAYPNGGGAYVVAKENLGIFMGLIAGAALLVDYILTVSVSTSAGVLAITSAFPSLYNHSVQIAVFSIVIIAWLNLRGIRDSASILIWPTYGFIIVILLMILIGSYNLFTGNLHPIDYRRTTQTLETVNQALTVTLLLRAFSSGCSAMTGIEAIANGVASFRPDKRKNANITLIWLIVLLILMFLGIAYLSFKLGIRPVEEQSSLSQLAHVIFGNGFWYYILQLATCLILLVAANTSFAAFPVLASILSQDGFLPAQLKNKDERLAFRNGIIILAILAICLIVVFHADTSALIPLYSIGVFLAFTLCQAGLIVFWYKRRKKVQSWVFRSLINLVGCIATFVTVLVITESKFTEGAWIVIVALPALITIFYMIRKHYLKVEKSLKLRVEDIYTEKEIFTEQPKIIIPISKLHRGTLKAIEFAKTIASNIEVVTINIDKEETQKLEAAWKEFNIKQKLTVIETDFQSFLYYFVKYVQEADAQNKDGSLCTVIIPRVEDSKFWHNILHNQRVFLLKWALRGARKETKGKTRVIIEIPYQI, from the coding sequence ATGTGGTCAATTATTTTTGGTAATCCAATATCTAAAACAAAATTAGAACAATATACTCTTTCTAAAAAACATGGATTAGCTACTTTCTCTTCAGATGCCTTATCATCCGTTGCTTATGCTACAGGGGAAATTTTAACTACTCTGGCAATGGCTGGGACTTTCGCCTTAACAATGTCTCTTAATATTTCTTTCTTTATTGCGGCTTTAATTATTATTGTAGGGATTTCATATATCCAAACTATTAATGCTTATCCAAATGGTGGTGGAGCTTATGTAGTAGCAAAAGAAAATTTGGGTATATTTATGGGGCTGATAGCTGGAGCAGCTTTACTTGTAGACTATATATTAACTGTTTCTGTAAGTACCTCTGCTGGAGTACTTGCTATTACTTCAGCCTTTCCCTCGCTCTATAATCATTCTGTACAGATAGCAGTTTTTTCAATAGTTATTATAGCCTGGCTCAATCTGCGAGGAATCAGAGACTCAGCTTCTATTCTCATTTGGCCAACTTATGGTTTTATTATCGTAATTCTATTGATGATATTAATTGGTTCATATAATTTATTTACCGGAAATCTTCATCCTATAGATTATAGAAGAACGACTCAAACATTAGAGACTGTAAATCAGGCTCTTACAGTAACTTTGTTATTAAGAGCTTTCTCCTCAGGATGTTCAGCAATGACAGGAATAGAGGCTATAGCAAATGGTGTTGCTTCTTTTAGACCTGATAAAAGAAAAAATGCGAATATTACGCTTATTTGGTTGATAGTTTTACTAATTCTGATGTTTTTAGGGATAGCTTATTTATCGTTTAAATTAGGCATCCGTCCGGTTGAGGAGCAGAGCTCACTTTCTCAGTTAGCACATGTTATATTTGGTAATGGTTTTTGGTATTACATTTTACAATTAGCGACTTGTCTAATATTACTGGTTGCCGCAAACACCTCTTTTGCAGCCTTTCCTGTTTTAGCTTCTATACTTAGTCAAGACGGCTTTTTACCAGCGCAGTTAAAGAATAAAGATGAGAGGTTGGCTTTTAGAAATGGGATTATAATATTAGCAATATTAGCAATTTGTTTAATAGTGGTATTCCATGCTGACACAAGCGCTTTAATACCTTTATATTCTATAGGGGTATTCTTAGCTTTTACTTTATGTCAAGCAGGCTTGATAGTCTTTTGGTACAAGAGAAGAAAGAAAGTCCAAAGCTGGGTATTCAGATCTCTTATAAATTTAGTTGGATGTATTGCTACTTTCGTAACTGTTTTAGTTATTACTGAATCCAAGTTCACTGAAGGTGCATGGATTGTCATAGTCGCACTTCCAGCACTAATTACTATTTTTTATATGATAAGAAAACATTACCTAAAGGTTGAGAAGAGCTTAAAATTACGAGTCGAGGATATTTATACAGAAAAAGAGATTTTCACAGAGCAGCCTAAGATTATAATACCAATATCAAAATTACATAGAGGAACTTTGAAAGCTATAGAGTTTGCTAAAACGATAGCTTCTAATATAGAAGTGGTTACTATTAATATTGATAAAGAAGAAACTCAAAAATTAGAAGCGGCATGGAAAGAGTTTAATATTAAACAAAAGCTTACCGTTATAGAGACAGATTTTCAGTCATTCCTTTATTATTTCGTTAAGTATGTACAAGAAGCTGACGCTCAGAATAAAGATGGAAGCCTATGTACAGTAATTATACCAAGGGTTGAAGATAGTAAGTTTTGGCATAATATTTTGCATAATCAGAGAGTTTTCTTATTAAAGTGGGCATTAAGAGGCGCTAGAAAAGAAACGAAAGGAAAAACAAGAGTTATTATAGAAATTCCTTATCAAATATAG
- the hpt gene encoding hypoxanthine phosphoribosyltransferase, which produces MGASTKADVYITAEAIEKEVSKLAETLNNDYKGQELTLVCVLKGSFMFFADLVRKLDLDVRTQFITASSYGSGSKSSGKVASTVDALKEEYIKNKNILVIEDIVDTGHTFHRIMEGLKKYEPKSLKFATLLFKPARLEREVDLDYICFEIEDKFIVGYGLDFDEKYRELPYIGLMKN; this is translated from the coding sequence ATGGGTGCTTCTACAAAAGCAGATGTATATATTACAGCTGAAGCTATTGAAAAAGAAGTTTCTAAATTAGCTGAAACGTTAAACAATGATTACAAAGGTCAAGAACTCACTCTTGTTTGTGTTCTGAAAGGTTCTTTCATGTTCTTTGCAGACCTTGTAAGAAAACTAGATCTAGATGTAAGAACACAATTTATAACGGCATCATCTTATGGATCTGGTTCAAAAAGCTCAGGTAAAGTAGCCTCAACTGTTGATGCTCTAAAAGAAGAATATATTAAAAATAAGAATATATTAGTCATCGAGGACATTGTAGATACTGGTCATACCTTTCATAGAATCATGGAGGGTTTAAAAAAATATGAACCAAAATCTCTAAAGTTCGCAACTCTTCTTTTTAAACCTGCAAGGCTAGAGAGAGAAGTTGATTTAGACTATATTTGCTTTGAGATAGAGGATAAATTTATCGTTGGATATGGACTAGACTTTGACGAGAAGTATCGTGAACTTCCTTATATTGGATTAATGAAGAATTAA
- a CDS encoding adenylosuccinate synthase, which produces MTNIVIVGAQWGDEGKGKIADTLAEKADFIVRYQGGNNAGHTLVVNGKKTFLHLIPSGVLHPHTKCVIGHGVVVDPLALKEEINRIRNSGIKITKENLFVSESCSIITSYHKILDALRESNGKEKIGTTGKGIGPAYEDKVARKGLKFKHLFDKELLRTRLANSLQEKEILFKDLYKVNYPSLDEEVERLYELGQELKDFAADTFSLIDLATQKGKSIVYEGAQGVLLDVDYGTYPFVTSSNTSVAGVYSGATTAGKEIKHVIGIAKAYTTRVGEGPFPTELFNDTGDFLQKKGGEVGVTTGRTRRCGWLDLPLLKYSAKCSNLTSIALTKVDVLSGMDELKVCIGYKYEGKEIYCAYPGIDLYKVEPIYVDLDPFTLDETVTKENAPNAFRKFVRIIENFIEIPVSAVAYGPSREQILFLEDYFK; this is translated from the coding sequence ATGACAAATATAGTAATTGTTGGCGCCCAATGGGGTGATGAAGGTAAAGGCAAAATAGCCGATACTTTAGCAGAAAAAGCTGATTTCATTGTACGTTACCAAGGTGGTAATAATGCTGGACACACTCTAGTAGTTAATGGAAAGAAAACCTTTCTTCACTTAATTCCTTCAGGAGTTTTACATCCACACACCAAATGCGTTATCGGACATGGTGTAGTGGTTGATCCTCTAGCTCTTAAAGAAGAAATTAACAGAATTAGAAATAGTGGTATTAAAATAACTAAAGAAAATCTATTCGTTTCTGAATCATGCTCAATAATAACTTCTTATCATAAAATTTTAGATGCTTTAAGAGAAAGTAATGGAAAAGAAAAGATAGGTACGACAGGTAAAGGAATAGGTCCTGCATACGAAGATAAAGTTGCAAGAAAAGGACTGAAATTCAAACACCTGTTTGATAAAGAATTATTAAGAACGCGTCTAGCAAATAGTCTTCAAGAAAAAGAAATATTATTCAAAGACCTCTATAAAGTAAACTACCCTTCTTTAGATGAAGAAGTAGAAAGACTTTATGAGTTAGGACAAGAGTTAAAAGATTTTGCTGCTGATACATTTTCTCTAATAGACTTAGCGACTCAAAAAGGTAAAAGCATTGTTTATGAAGGTGCTCAAGGTGTACTATTAGATGTCGATTACGGTACATATCCTTTTGTAACATCATCTAATACATCAGTTGCTGGTGTTTACTCTGGTGCTACGACAGCTGGTAAAGAGATAAAGCATGTTATAGGCATTGCTAAGGCTTATACAACTAGAGTTGGTGAAGGCCCTTTTCCAACAGAGCTTTTTAATGATACAGGTGACTTCCTGCAAAAAAAAGGCGGGGAAGTTGGCGTAACTACAGGAAGAACTCGTAGATGCGGTTGGCTTGACTTACCTTTGCTTAAGTATTCTGCAAAATGTTCTAATTTAACTTCTATTGCCTTAACAAAAGTAGATGTTTTATCAGGCATGGATGAATTAAAAGTTTGTATCGGATATAAATATGAAGGCAAAGAAATATATTGTGCCTATCCAGGAATAGATCTATATAAAGTTGAACCTATATATGTAGATTTAGACCCATTCACTCTAGATGAAACTGTTACAAAAGAAAATGCCCCTAATGCTTTTAGAAAGTTTGTGAGAATAATTGAAAACTTCATAGAAATACCTGTATCAGCAGTTGCATACGGTCCTTCTAGAGAGCAAATATTATTTTTAGAAGATTATTTTAAATAA